DNA from Ignavibacteria bacterium:
TCAGGACCTCAATTGTACGCGACAAAAGCGGCACTCCTGTGGCACTCGTCGGAGCATGCTTTGATATTACTGAAAGAAAACTTGCCGACGAGGCTCTCAAAAAATCCGAAGAAAATTACCGCTCACTTTTCGAAGAAACCAAGGATGTTGTTTATGTCAGCTCCCCTGAGGGCAATTTCCTCGAAATAAACCCGGCCGGCATGGAACTTTTTGGCTATACTTCCAGAAATGAGCTTCTTGAGGCCGATATCGCAAGCAGCTTTTATGCCGATCCCGAGGCCAGAAAGAAATTCAAATCAAAGCTTGAAAAAGACGGATTCGTAAAAAATTACGAAATATCCATCAGGACAAAAGACGGCAGAAAGCTTACCGTGCTCGAAACCTCATCGGCAGTAAGGGATAATGACGGCGGGATCATTGCCTACAGGGGAATACTGAGGGATATTACTTTTATTAAGCAAACCGAAGCTAAACTTAAAGAGTATGTAGGAGAGCTTCAGAGTAATAAGCTGGAACTTGAAAAGAATGCCAGGGAACTCGAACTCCTGAACTCACAGCTGACACGCTCTGAACTTGAACTAAAGGAAATAAATGCCTCCAAGGATAAATTATTCTCCATTATAGCTCACGACCTTAGAAGCCCCTTCACTTCACTCATCGGGCTTTCAGGCATTATTGTCAACGACTTCGACACGCTCAACAGCGAGGAGATTAAGGCATTTGCCACCGGCATCAACAAATCCGCCAAAAATATTTTCAACCTCCTGGAAAACCTCCTTCAGTGGTCCGGAATTCAGACCGGAGGCATGGAATTTAAACCCTCCCGTATTGATATGTGTGAAGTTGCCGAACAGACAATCAGCATGCTCATGGGTAACGCACTGAAGAAAAATATCGAGCTCTTCAGCGAGATCCCTTTAGGCAGCTATGTCTATGCCGATAAGAATATGATAAGTTCCGTTCTTCAGAACCTGGCAGCCAATGCAGTCAAGTTCACTTCAGGCGGTGGAACCGTAAAGATTTTCTGCCGCGAACAAAAAAACAACCTCGAGATTTCTGTCAGGGATAACGGTATCGGCATCAGCGAAAAGGATATTGAAAAGCTTTTCAGAATTGACGTCCACCATACTACTATGGGAACGGCAAATGAGAAAGGAACAGGACTCGGTCTGGCACTCTGTAAAGAGCTTGTTGAGAAAAACCGCGGCAGCATCAGCGTTAAGAGCCACCCCGGGGATGGATCAGTTTTCAGCTTTGTACTCCCTAAACAGGAGGAAAAGAAGGCTGACTGCAAGTGCCGCTGCCTTAAAGAAGAGGAATAAAATAGGTAAAGGCAAAGGCTGAGGTAAAAATTTGTTATTTCTTTACCTTTACCTCTGCCTTTACCTTTTAATGCTTATTTACCTACCGCTGTAACAAGCCTGGCATCCAGAACCATTTCTACTCCTTTTAGAGCCTGTGAAACCGGACAGTTCTGCTTTGCGTTCTCGGCATACTTATGGAATGCATCATCCTGAATGCCCGGAACTTCGGCCTCGGTTGTCATTTCAATCTTTGTGATCTTGAAACCCTCACCAACCTTTTCAATATACACCTTGTCTTCGGTTTTTATGGATTTTGGATTAAAGCCGTCTTTTGCAAGTGCTCCGGCCAAAGCCATCGAAAAGCATCCTGCATGCGCTGCTCCGATCAGTTCCTCGGGATTTGTTCCCTGCCCTTCCTCGAAACGCGAGGTAAATGAATATCTCGCATTAACGGTACCTGTCTCTGTTTTAACGGTACCTTTACCCTCTCTTAAATTACCATTCCATTCTGCGCTGCCTTTACGAACCGGCATAATTACCTCCTGTAGTTTTCAATAAATGATTAATTATTTCTGCCGTCAGGATTTCCTTGCACCAACTACAACCATAATAATTCCAGCTACAACAGCAACACCCGAAGCAATGGGAGTAACAGGGATGGTCTCTTTCTTCTCTGTCTGTACTTCCACGGGCCCCAGGTCCAGAGCCTTTTCCTTTTTCGTAAAGCTGATGCCCCCGAAAATAAATCCGGCTATGCCGAGCAGTATCAGAATAATTCCAATTACAGTCAATGCTTTCATTCTAACCCTCTCTATGATTAAATCATTATGACGTATAAAATGAAGAGTCCTGGAAAATCTCCTGACTTAAGGCTGCCTTACAGCCTTTACATGTAATATGGTACAACGAAAAGATTAAAATTGCAATAATTTTATAAAAAAGATGATACTTAGGGAAAGATGGGAATGAATTTTTCAGATGGTCTGAAATCCTGAATTTTAGCAGTCTGGAGAATTAAACCTGCAATAGAGGCCTTCTATTTATAATATCTTCTCCAGAATTTCATCACAAAGGGCATAGCCTTTATCTGTCAGATGGATATAGCCGTCGTCAAAGATCAGAAGGCCCCGCCTCTGGAAACTCTTTAGCTGGGAGTGATGGCTGTTAAACCATTCTTCGCCGAACTTTTCCTTTAAGGCTTTCACGTTAAGCCCGCTGCTTCTGAAGGCAAGCATTATGTATTCCGTAAGCATCTGACTTTCTGTCAGCTCCTCGAAGCTTGCCGGGGCAGCGCCCTTCTCATTAATCTTTTTAATGTAAAGACTGATGTTCGAATAGTTCCACCAGCGCCTTCCATTTACAAATGAATGCGCTGAAGTGCCGAAGGACAGATAATCCCTGTACTGCCAGTAGGCGTTGTTGTGGCGGCATTCAAAGCCCTCTTTGGCAAAATTGGATACCTCATACTGATGAAACCTGCGCGATTTGAGAAAATCAATTGTAACCCTGTAGAGCTCGGCATCGTAATCTGTATCCTGAAGTTTAACCTTGCCGTCAAGCACAAGCTTGTTGAGCACTGTTCCCCTCTCAAGTATAAGGCTGTAAGCCGAAATGTGCTTTACCGGAAGCCTGACGGCAGTTTCAAGATTATCCATCCACTTACGCCTGGTCTGGTCCGGAAGGTTGAAAATAAGATCCAGATTGATGTTCTTAAAGCCCACAGCCTCGGCATCCATAATCGTATCTATTGCCGCCTTACTGTCGTGAATTCTCGTAAGGAATTTCAGCTCGTCATCATTAAATGACTGAATACCCACACTCAGGCGGTTTATCCCCAGCTCAAGGAATTCATAAAGCTTTGCCTTGTTTACTGTGCCGGGATTAGTCTCAAGCGTAATTTCAGCGTCATCTGAAACATTAAACCAGCTCTTTAAGGCCTTTAATATCTCCCCAATGTACCAGGGATCCATTAGTGAAGGCGTGCCGCCGCCGAAAAATATTGAGGTAAAAACCCTTCCTTCGGAATAGAGCCCTGCGTAGTGCTCTATCTCCTTTTTAAGAGCCTCAAGATAGTTCTCTACGTTGTCCTTTGTAATAACAGAATAGAAATCGCAGTAAATACATTTATGCTCACAAAAGGGAATGTGTACGTATAACGCAGATTCTTTCAATTGCAACTCTGGTCTTCTTTCTTTTTGTTTTATTGGTTTTAATGGGAAGAAGTGTTCCCGGTGCATAGCCTCCCCGGTATTACTCCTGCTCAATTCCCATTAGTTCTCTTGCCCCTTTAAGGCTGGCTTCGGTAATCTCCTCGCCGCTCATCAGTTTAGCCACTTCGCGGATTCTGCCCTCGCGGTCGAGCTTTGTAATATGGCTTACAACCCTGTCGCCATGCACCCCTTTTTCAACTGCATAGTGCTGGTCGGCAAGCCCTGCAATCTGAGGCAGGTGAGTAATTGAAATTATCTGATGGAATCCCGCAAGCGTCTTAAGTGTATGCCCCACCTTCTGCGCTATGCGCCCGCTGACGCCCGTATCTATTTCGTCGAAAATGAGTAAAGGCAGGCGGTCGTTCTTGGCAAGAATTGTCTTAAGGGCAAGCATTATTCTAGATATTTCTCCCCCCGAGGCAACTTTAACTAAAGGTTTGGGATCTTCCCCCAGGTTCGTCGATATGTAGAATTCCACCTCGTCAAAGCCTGAGCGGCTATATTTATAACTTTTTCCGTTTGCAGTTATATATGAATCGGAACCCTTGTCTGCCTGAATCTGTGCAATATTGACCCTGAAGACCGCATCCGTAATGCCAAGGTATGCTATAGCCTTCACCACGTCAGATTCAACCGATTTGGCAGTTTCACTTCTTTTTTTGCTTAGTTTAGCTGCTGAAAGTCCGCAAGCCTCACGCGCATGCGTGATCTCCTCCTGAAGGGCCTTAATGCTGTCGGCAAAATTCTCTGCCAGATTGAACTCCTCACCGATTTTTGCACGGTAGGAAATTACGTTCTCTAAAGATCCGCCGTACTTTTTCTTCAGCATGTTTATGGCGCCTATCCTTTCGCGCACTTCCTCCAGGCGCTCCGGATCCATGTCTATTTTCCCGGAATAGCTGCGTACAAATTCAGATATATCACTGATTAAAGTCAGCGCACTCTGGCACTCCCCTTCAATATCCTGAAAACTCTTGTCGATTTTGGAAAGCTCCTGGAGCTGATGCCTGATCTCGACCAGCGAGTCGTAAACGGCACTTTCAGACTCATAGAGATTATGATAAATACCGTTTGTAGCTTCCAGAAGCTTCTCTGCATTTTCAAGTATCTTAAGTTCGTCCGAGAGCTTTTCATCCTCTTTTTCTTCAGGACTTACGGCGTCAATCTCCCTGATCTGGAAAGAATAAAGCTCTTTCTTTTCCTTTAGGAGTTCTTCTTTTTCCTTCAGCGATTTCAGCTCATGAAGCAGGCCGCTTAGCTTCGCATGGTTCTGCAGATATTCATCAAGGAGCTTCTCATGACGCCCGAAATCATCCAGCATCTCTATGTGGGTTTCAGTCCTCAGGAGCGACTGGTGCTCATGCTGGCCGTGGAGGTCAACCAGGAGATTGCCCACGTCCTTAATAAGAGAAAGCGAAACCGGCGTATCGTTCAAGAAGCAGCGGTTGGACCCTTTAAGCGATATCTCACGCCTCATTATAAGCTCAGGCATGTATTCGATATCGTTTTCCTCCAGCACTTTCTTTACTTTCGGGTTTGCATCGATATCAAAAATGCCTTCTACAACCGACTTGGACGCACCTTTTCTAACCACCTCCGTTGAGGCTCTTTCGCCTAAGAGAAGACCCATGGCATCGATAAGTATGGACTTTCCTGCACCGGTCTCGCCGGTAATGATATTAAGCCCTTTCCCAAATTCAATAAAGATCTTATCGATCAGGGCATAGTCCTGAATTTGTAGTGATTTTAGCATATATTCTTATAATTTTCCTGTAAATTTACGTGAAATCAAAGGAAAATGAAAGGAATAAAAAAGTTCCACGCCTCCTATTTGACCAACAGCATCTTTCTCGTCTGGGCAAATTTTCCTGCTTCAAGACGGTAGAAATAAATGCCGCTTACCAGGTTATAATCAAGAACATTGAACCTGACCGAATGGTTTCCCGCAGGCTTAAAACCTTCCTGCAGAACTGCAATTTCCTTACCCAGAACATCGTATACCTTAAGCTTTACATTTTCCGCTGAAGCAAGGCTGTAATTTATTACTGTTTCCGGGTTAAACGGGTTCGGGTAGTTCTGTCTCAGCTCAAAACTGCCTGCAGTTTTAAGCTCCGGACGGACACCAACCGTAGCATCATCTGTCAGTTTATAGACTGCCCCGTTGGAGCTGCAGAGGATCATCGAACTGCCATTGAGCTTTGCTATGGAAGTCAGATTCTCCCCCAAATATCCCGTATCCACTACAGCAATAGTGTTTGAAGAGGCGGATCTTAATATCAGGCCCTTATCTGCAGCCGCCCAGACTGCCGAGTCATTTAATGCCAGAACGTCATTGATTTGAATTCCACTCAGTGCCAG
Protein-coding regions in this window:
- a CDS encoding PAS domain-containing sensor histidine kinase translates to MSQKEISEELASLRQTNLKLQADLQGLRDSLDRERLLANTLESIREGVSITDMNDILIYVNDAFLNIYGFSREEIIGKNISVVRSDQNSPEVVRQILPCTLEGGWEGEIFNRKKDGTDFLISLRTSIVRDKSGTPVALVGACFDITERKLADEALKKSEENYRSLFEETKDVVYVSSPEGNFLEINPAGMELFGYTSRNELLEADIASSFYADPEARKKFKSKLEKDGFVKNYEISIRTKDGRKLTVLETSSAVRDNDGGIIAYRGILRDITFIKQTEAKLKEYVGELQSNKLELEKNARELELLNSQLTRSELELKEINASKDKLFSIIAHDLRSPFTSLIGLSGIIVNDFDTLNSEEIKAFATGINKSAKNIFNLLENLLQWSGIQTGGMEFKPSRIDMCEVAEQTISMLMGNALKKNIELFSEIPLGSYVYADKNMISSVLQNLAANAVKFTSGGGTVKIFCREQKNNLEISVRDNGIGISEKDIEKLFRIDVHHTTMGTANEKGTGLGLALCKELVEKNRGSISVKSHPGDGSVFSFVLPKQEEKKADCKCRCLKEEE
- a CDS encoding OsmC family protein, translating into MPVRKGSAEWNGNLREGKGTVKTETGTVNARYSFTSRFEEGQGTNPEELIGAAHAGCFSMALAGALAKDGFNPKSIKTEDKVYIEKVGEGFKITKIEMTTEAEVPGIQDDAFHKYAENAKQNCPVSQALKGVEMVLDARLVTAVGK
- a CDS encoding DUF3185 domain-containing protein — translated: MKALTVIGIILILLGIAGFIFGGISFTKKEKALDLGPVEVQTEKKETIPVTPIASGVAVVAGIIMVVVGARKS
- the hemW gene encoding radical SAM family heme chaperone HemW is translated as MKESALYVHIPFCEHKCIYCDFYSVITKDNVENYLEALKKEIEHYAGLYSEGRVFTSIFFGGGTPSLMDPWYIGEILKALKSWFNVSDDAEITLETNPGTVNKAKLYEFLELGINRLSVGIQSFNDDELKFLTRIHDSKAAIDTIMDAEAVGFKNINLDLIFNLPDQTRRKWMDNLETAVRLPVKHISAYSLILERGTVLNKLVLDGKVKLQDTDYDAELYRVTIDFLKSRRFHQYEVSNFAKEGFECRHNNAYWQYRDYLSFGTSAHSFVNGRRWWNYSNISLYIKKINEKGAAPASFEELTESQMLTEYIMLAFRSSGLNVKALKEKFGEEWFNSHHSQLKSFQRRGLLIFDDGYIHLTDKGYALCDEILEKIL
- the recN gene encoding DNA repair protein RecN, with translation MLKSLQIQDYALIDKIFIEFGKGLNIITGETGAGKSILIDAMGLLLGERASTEVVRKGASKSVVEGIFDIDANPKVKKVLEENDIEYMPELIMRREISLKGSNRCFLNDTPVSLSLIKDVGNLLVDLHGQHEHQSLLRTETHIEMLDDFGRHEKLLDEYLQNHAKLSGLLHELKSLKEKEELLKEKKELYSFQIREIDAVSPEEKEDEKLSDELKILENAEKLLEATNGIYHNLYESESAVYDSLVEIRHQLQELSKIDKSFQDIEGECQSALTLISDISEFVRSYSGKIDMDPERLEEVRERIGAINMLKKKYGGSLENVISYRAKIGEEFNLAENFADSIKALQEEITHAREACGLSAAKLSKKRSETAKSVESDVVKAIAYLGITDAVFRVNIAQIQADKGSDSYITANGKSYKYSRSGFDEVEFYISTNLGEDPKPLVKVASGGEISRIMLALKTILAKNDRLPLLIFDEIDTGVSGRIAQKVGHTLKTLAGFHQIISITHLPQIAGLADQHYAVEKGVHGDRVVSHITKLDREGRIREVAKLMSGEEITEASLKGARELMGIEQE